In the genome of Aureimonas sp. OT7, one region contains:
- a CDS encoding aldo/keto reductase, translating into MKVSDRRALPRTGLELTVLGLGGAQIGGLYRPMEDGVAGAIIDAAWNAGIRYFDTAPFYGFTRSERRVGAALAQRDRDAFVLSTKVGRLMRPDATVGAFEDGYAVPMPFRPDYSYGYDAIMRSFEDSLQRLGLTRIDLLFVHDIGQMTHGERADHHWRQLTDGGGFRALDELRSGGLVRGVGLGVNEVAVVDAAMNEIDLDCTMLAGRYTLLEQDSLAMLDRAARTGHAIVAAAPFNSGLLVGNGKFNYEDAPEGVVRRAKALSDIAREFDIPLPAAAIQFPLAHRAVVAVNTGAHRPDQIETSARWLETEIPAEFWSALLQRGLIAPDAPVPGQ; encoded by the coding sequence ATGAAGGTTTCGGACCGCCGCGCCCTGCCCCGCACCGGGCTGGAACTGACCGTGCTGGGCCTCGGCGGCGCGCAGATCGGCGGGCTCTACCGTCCGATGGAAGACGGCGTCGCCGGCGCCATCATCGATGCCGCCTGGAACGCGGGCATCCGCTATTTCGATACCGCGCCCTTCTACGGCTTCACCCGGTCGGAGCGCCGGGTGGGCGCGGCGCTCGCCCAGCGCGACCGGGACGCCTTCGTTCTGTCGACCAAGGTCGGCAGGTTGATGCGGCCCGACGCGACGGTCGGTGCCTTCGAGGACGGCTATGCCGTGCCCATGCCCTTTCGCCCGGATTACTCCTACGGCTACGACGCCATCATGCGCTCCTTCGAGGACAGCCTGCAGCGCCTGGGGCTGACGCGGATCGACCTGCTCTTCGTCCACGATATCGGACAGATGACGCATGGCGAGCGCGCCGATCATCACTGGCGCCAACTGACCGACGGCGGCGGCTTCCGCGCGCTGGACGAATTGCGCAGCGGCGGCCTTGTCCGAGGGGTCGGGCTGGGCGTCAACGAAGTGGCGGTCGTTGATGCTGCGATGAATGAAATCGACCTCGACTGCACCATGTTGGCGGGGCGCTATACCCTGCTGGAGCAGGACAGCCTGGCAATGCTGGATCGCGCAGCCCGGACGGGCCACGCCATCGTGGCTGCGGCCCCCTTCAATTCCGGCCTGCTCGTCGGCAATGGCAAGTTCAATTACGAGGATGCTCCGGAAGGCGTCGTGCGCCGGGCGAAGGCGCTGTCCGACATCGCGCGGGAGTTCGACATTCCCCTGCCCGCGGCGGCGATCCAGTTTCCGCTGGCGCACCGGGCGGTCGTTGCCGTCAATACCGGCGCACACCGGCCCGACCAGATCGAGACCAGCGCGCGATGGCTCGAAAC
- a CDS encoding ABC transporter substrate-binding protein, whose product MKRLALAALASVFTLAAGSAMAQEKEIAVIVKTANATFWQNVQKGADAAMQDVQGYSMTFQGPASESAIADQVNMVDNAVNRGVAGIVLAPSDPEALVPSIRKAWEARIPVVLIDSAISDDASDYYQSFLATDNKAAGELAAQAMIERIGKEGKVAVMSYVAGAGSEIGRVGGFVDYLKANSEIEIVGPFYSNSQMATALNQTTDVLASNPDLKGIFGANEPTAIGMGRALAQSGRAGQVVGIGFDGNEDLQNFVRDGTLAAIAVQGSFQMGEKGIETVVNVIDRAKVEKNQDTGVVLVTKENIDTPEAQNVLY is encoded by the coding sequence ATGAAAAGACTGGCACTCGCGGCACTCGCATCGGTCTTCACCCTGGCCGCCGGCTCTGCCATGGCACAGGAAAAAGAGATTGCCGTCATCGTCAAGACGGCCAACGCCACCTTCTGGCAGAACGTCCAGAAGGGCGCGGACGCCGCCATGCAGGACGTCCAGGGCTACAGCATGACCTTCCAGGGCCCGGCCTCGGAATCGGCCATCGCCGACCAGGTGAACATGGTGGACAACGCCGTGAACCGCGGTGTCGCAGGCATCGTGCTGGCGCCCTCCGATCCGGAGGCGCTGGTGCCCTCGATCCGCAAGGCATGGGAAGCGCGCATCCCCGTGGTGCTGATCGATTCCGCCATATCGGACGACGCGTCGGATTATTACCAGTCGTTCCTGGCCACCGACAACAAGGCCGCCGGTGAGCTGGCCGCCCAGGCGATGATCGAGCGCATCGGCAAGGAAGGCAAGGTCGCCGTCATGTCCTATGTGGCAGGCGCGGGTTCGGAAATCGGCCGCGTGGGTGGCTTCGTCGACTACCTGAAGGCCAATTCCGAGATCGAGATCGTCGGCCCCTTCTACTCCAACTCCCAGATGGCAACGGCGCTGAACCAGACCACCGACGTCCTCGCCTCCAACCCGGACCTGAAGGGCATCTTCGGCGCCAACGAGCCGACCGCCATCGGCATGGGCCGTGCCCTTGCCCAGTCCGGGCGCGCCGGACAGGTGGTCGGCATCGGCTTCGACGGCAACGAGGACCTGCAGAACTTCGTCAGGGACGGCACGCTGGCGGCCATCGCCGTGCAGGGCAGCTTCCAGATGGGTGAGAAGGGCATCGAAACGGTGGTCAACGTGATCGACCGTGCCAAGGTCGAGAAGAACCAGGACACCGGCGTCGTTCTCGTCACCAAGGAGAACATCGACACGCCCGAGGCGCAGAACGTCCTCTACTAA
- a CDS encoding ABC transporter permease → MTSERRKDLLQKFAALGSLLLLTIAFSITSSAFMTVSNGMTIALQVTSIAILGFGATCVIITGGIDLSVGSVLALAGVVAALLVKAGIPVPVGMLGGVAVGALCGLVNGIAVTQLRLPPFIATLGMMLIARGLALQITGARPVSGLGQSFGELGNGALFRIVNIGDDGFPTVVFPGIPYPVILMIVLAIAISIMLTRTTLGRHIYAVGSNVEAARLSGVNVKAVTLFTYVLSGTMAGLTGCVLMSRLVTAQPNEGVMYELDAIASAVIGGTSLMGGVGTISGTIIGAFVIGILRNGLNMNGVSAFTQQIIIGLVILLTVWLDQIRNRR, encoded by the coding sequence ATGACGAGCGAACGCAGAAAAGACCTTCTCCAGAAATTCGCGGCTCTCGGCAGCCTGCTCCTGCTGACGATCGCCTTCTCCATCACCAGCAGCGCCTTCATGACCGTCAGCAACGGCATGACGATCGCCCTGCAGGTCACGTCCATCGCCATTCTCGGCTTCGGGGCCACCTGCGTCATCATCACCGGGGGCATCGACCTTTCGGTCGGCTCGGTGCTGGCGCTGGCCGGCGTCGTCGCCGCACTGCTGGTCAAGGCCGGCATTCCCGTGCCCGTCGGCATGCTTGGCGGCGTCGCGGTGGGGGCCCTGTGCGGCCTCGTCAACGGCATCGCCGTCACGCAGCTTCGCCTGCCCCCCTTCATCGCCACGCTCGGCATGATGCTCATAGCGCGCGGCCTGGCACTTCAGATCACCGGCGCGCGTCCGGTCTCGGGCCTCGGCCAATCCTTCGGCGAACTGGGCAACGGCGCCCTGTTCCGCATCGTCAATATCGGCGACGACGGATTTCCGACAGTCGTCTTTCCGGGGATACCTTACCCGGTCATCCTGATGATCGTCCTGGCCATCGCCATCTCCATCATGCTGACCCGCACGACGCTCGGGCGGCACATCTATGCCGTGGGTTCCAACGTCGAGGCGGCGCGGCTTTCCGGCGTAAACGTCAAGGCGGTCACGCTGTTCACCTATGTCCTGTCGGGCACCATGGCCGGGCTGACGGGCTGCGTGCTGATGTCCCGCCTGGTCACGGCGCAGCCCAACGAGGGCGTCATGTACGAGCTGGACGCCATCGCCAGCGCCGTCATCGGCGGCACCTCGCTGATGGGCGGCGTCGGCACCATCTCGGGCACCATCATCGGCGCCTTCGTCATCGGCATCCTGCGCAACGGCCTCAACATGAACGGCGTGTCGGCCTTCACGCAGCAGATCATCATCGGCCTCGTCATCCTGTTGACGGTCTGGCTCGACCAGATCCGCAACCGGCGCTGA
- a CDS encoding sugar ABC transporter ATP-binding protein: MTHAPASVRADAPPLLALDGIVKTFPGVRALGGVSFDLRPGEVHAVCGENGAGKSTLMKVIGGLYQADEGRILLDGAETRFTGTRQSEAAGIAIIHQELNLVPHLSVAENIFLAREPKRGPFIDRARLNRDAKALLERLKVAIAPTAEVRSLSIAQSQMVEIAKALSLNARVLIMDEPTSSLTESETSVLFRIIKDLKSAGVGIVYISHRLDEMAEIVDRVTVLRDGTHVSTRDFADTSVAEIVADMVGRSLEEKFPPRTSTPTAEILFGAQGLTRKGVFADVSFDLRRGEILGFAGLMGAGRTEVARAIFGADPLDAGTIRLGDRTLSIASPRDAIREGIAYLSEDRKGDGLALKMTVADNITLPSMDKVSGTAGFIRFGQEQEVARDYIARLSIRTPSARQVTRLLSGGNQQKIVIAKWLYRGSRILFFDEPTRGIDVGAKYAIYELMDALAADGFGIVLISSELPEILGVTDRIAVFHEGRVMATLDTARTNQEDIMHYASGYSRPVAQQGAGKAE, encoded by the coding sequence ATGACCCATGCACCAGCATCCGTACGCGCTGACGCTCCACCCCTTCTGGCCCTCGACGGGATCGTGAAGACGTTTCCGGGGGTACGCGCCCTCGGCGGCGTCTCCTTCGACCTGCGGCCGGGGGAGGTGCACGCCGTCTGCGGCGAGAACGGCGCCGGCAAGTCCACCCTGATGAAAGTCATCGGCGGTCTGTACCAGGCCGACGAAGGCCGCATCCTGCTGGACGGAGCGGAAACCCGCTTCACCGGTACGCGCCAGTCCGAAGCCGCCGGCATCGCCATCATCCATCAGGAGCTCAATCTCGTTCCGCATCTCAGCGTCGCGGAGAACATCTTTCTGGCGCGCGAACCGAAGCGCGGCCCCTTCATCGACCGCGCGCGGCTGAACCGCGATGCCAAGGCCCTTCTCGAGCGGCTCAAGGTCGCCATCGCGCCCACCGCCGAAGTCCGCAGCCTGTCCATCGCCCAATCGCAGATGGTCGAGATCGCGAAAGCCCTGTCGCTGAACGCGCGCGTGCTCATCATGGACGAGCCGACATCGTCGCTGACCGAATCGGAGACCAGCGTCCTCTTCCGGATCATCAAGGATCTCAAGAGCGCCGGAGTGGGGATCGTCTACATTTCGCACCGGCTGGATGAAATGGCCGAGATCGTCGACCGCGTCACCGTGCTGCGCGACGGCACCCATGTCTCCACTCGCGATTTCGCCGATACCAGCGTGGCCGAGATCGTCGCCGACATGGTCGGCCGCTCCCTGGAAGAGAAGTTTCCGCCGCGCACCTCGACACCCACGGCCGAAATCCTGTTCGGCGCCCAGGGGTTGACGCGCAAGGGCGTCTTTGCGGACGTCTCCTTCGATCTGCGGCGCGGCGAGATCCTGGGCTTCGCCGGCCTGATGGGCGCCGGCCGCACCGAAGTCGCCCGCGCGATCTTCGGCGCCGACCCGCTCGACGCCGGCACCATCCGGCTCGGGGACCGCACCCTGTCCATCGCCAGCCCGCGCGACGCGATCCGCGAGGGGATCGCCTACCTTTCGGAAGACCGGAAGGGCGACGGCCTGGCGCTCAAGATGACGGTTGCCGACAACATCACTTTGCCCAGCATGGACAAGGTATCCGGGACCGCCGGCTTCATCCGGTTCGGGCAGGAGCAGGAGGTCGCGCGGGACTACATCGCCCGCCTGTCGATCCGCACCCCTTCGGCACGCCAGGTGACGCGGCTCCTGTCGGGCGGCAACCAGCAGAAGATCGTGATCGCCAAATGGCTGTATCGCGGCTCGCGCATCCTGTTCTTCGACGAGCCGACCCGCGGCATCGACGTCGGGGCCAAATACGCGATCTACGAGTTGATGGACGCCCTGGCCGCGGATGGGTTCGGCATCGTGCTCATCTCTTCGGAGCTGCCGGAAATCCTTGGCGTGACGGACCGCATCGCCGTGTTCCACGAGGGGCGCGTCATGGCGACCCTCGATACGGCGAGAACCAACCAGGAAGACATCATGCACTATGCCTCGGGCTACAGCCGGCCCGTGGCGCAACAGGGTGCCGGGAAAGCCGAATGA
- a CDS encoding polysaccharide pyruvyl transferase family protein — MPETNVAIIARLKGLVEKALADLVDPAQKFALLDFPNHYNIGDSAIWMGELAYFDGRGMRAGYVSEIPTFDEAKMAAAVGNAPIFLHGGGNFGDVWPGFRPFREALLDRHKGRPIVQLPQTIKFNSDANRDSTARAIEQHGNFTLLVRDQRSLDYARAHFQCESRLVPDMAFCIGPVAPPAPTHELLLNLRDDHEATGAHDVSQAVKRPGTIQSDWPEEPADFQRSTKRAAILRGLLSGQVGGRARMTELAYRERARQRFQRGIDLLGSARQVITDRMHGHIMCVLIDRPHCVLDNSYGKTSGLISAWNTTNSDRSFLVGDVAEALTVLDGMSRKQTEDA, encoded by the coding sequence ATGCCGGAAACGAACGTAGCCATCATCGCCCGTCTGAAAGGACTTGTCGAAAAGGCGCTCGCCGACCTCGTGGATCCCGCGCAGAAATTCGCGCTGCTCGATTTTCCCAACCATTACAATATCGGCGACAGCGCCATCTGGATGGGCGAGCTCGCCTATTTCGACGGACGCGGCATGCGCGCCGGCTACGTGTCGGAGATCCCGACATTCGACGAGGCGAAGATGGCGGCCGCTGTCGGCAACGCCCCGATCTTCCTGCATGGCGGCGGCAATTTCGGCGACGTCTGGCCCGGTTTCCGGCCCTTCCGCGAAGCTCTCCTGGATCGGCACAAGGGGCGGCCCATCGTCCAGCTGCCGCAGACCATCAAGTTCAATTCCGACGCCAATCGCGATTCCACCGCCCGTGCCATCGAGCAGCATGGCAATTTCACGCTGCTCGTCCGCGACCAGCGCAGCCTCGACTACGCCCGCGCGCATTTCCAGTGCGAAAGCCGGCTCGTGCCCGACATGGCCTTCTGCATCGGTCCCGTAGCGCCGCCCGCACCGACGCACGAACTGCTGCTGAACCTGCGCGACGACCACGAAGCCACCGGGGCGCACGATGTGTCGCAGGCCGTGAAGCGGCCCGGCACGATCCAGTCCGACTGGCCGGAAGAGCCGGCAGACTTCCAGCGCAGCACCAAGCGGGCCGCCATCCTGCGCGGGCTTCTTTCGGGGCAGGTCGGCGGACGGGCGCGCATGACCGAACTGGCCTACCGCGAGCGCGCGCGCCAGCGCTTCCAGCGCGGCATAGATCTGCTCGGCTCGGCGCGCCAGGTGATCACCGACCGCATGCATGGCCATATCATGTGCGTGCTGATCGACCGGCCCCATTGCGTGCTCGACAACAGCTACGGCAAGACCAGCGGCCTCATCTCCGCCTGGAACACCACCAACAGCGACCGCTCCTTCCTTGTCGGCGATGTAGCCGAGGCCCTGACCGTGCTGGACGGCATGAGCCGAAAGCAGACGGAGGACGCCTGA
- a CDS encoding lipopolysaccharide biosynthesis protein — protein sequence MSTPATADLKHKTVLSVLWSVVRVAWSTVATFVIFLVLARVLGPAEFGTFALASLFTEVGRIIAFGGFGDAVTRQYDLDEELADTAFWALVAFSLAMGLVIFFSAPFYASAVRDPAVEPILHWLAFLIPLGSLAVVHNARLARDFRHKNLAAQSIVASMLSGGAAIAAALGGWGVYALVAQAAVQAVATVALGWYYFPWMPKLRFDMQRFRGVFTFSISLMVSQLLWMLLTRVQDIFIARWYGPAEVGRYRIAWRLIELIGQAVLAPIGSVSLVTLSRLQHDKTAFRNAYNRIVGAAALGTFPLLFGFGALSQETIDLLFGRQWHNTGPIATALVLMAVPFVMNVFAAPALAAVDKAQTIMSVAALQLAATLLLTWLLVPYGVVAVAAGYTLRAWLTMPYQQYLLKKHAGIDPGGTIRAVAMPLAGSLAMAAIVWLTKAPVAAAIGWPPVALAASVAIGAVVYGLFLVLFGRHTLKPYIDTALSALRRGRAAAGTTGEA from the coding sequence ATGAGCACCCCCGCGACCGCGGATCTGAAGCACAAGACGGTCCTGTCGGTCCTGTGGTCGGTCGTGCGCGTGGCGTGGAGCACAGTGGCGACCTTCGTCATCTTCCTGGTGCTCGCACGCGTGCTCGGACCGGCCGAGTTCGGCACCTTCGCGCTGGCCAGCCTGTTCACCGAGGTCGGCCGCATCATTGCTTTCGGCGGTTTCGGCGATGCGGTGACGCGGCAGTACGACCTGGACGAGGAGCTGGCCGACACCGCCTTCTGGGCGCTCGTCGCCTTCAGCCTCGCCATGGGCCTCGTCATCTTCTTCAGTGCGCCCTTCTATGCATCCGCCGTGCGCGACCCCGCGGTAGAGCCGATCCTGCACTGGCTGGCCTTCCTGATCCCTCTCGGCTCGCTGGCCGTGGTGCACAATGCGCGTCTGGCGCGCGACTTCAGGCACAAGAATCTGGCAGCGCAAAGCATTGTCGCAAGCATGCTGTCGGGCGGCGCCGCCATCGCGGCCGCGCTGGGCGGCTGGGGCGTCTATGCCCTCGTCGCACAGGCGGCGGTCCAGGCCGTCGCGACGGTTGCGCTGGGGTGGTATTATTTCCCGTGGATGCCGAAGCTGCGCTTCGACATGCAGCGCTTTCGCGGCGTCTTCACCTTCAGCATCAGCCTGATGGTCAGCCAGCTCTTGTGGATGCTGCTGACGCGGGTGCAGGACATCTTCATCGCCCGATGGTACGGCCCGGCCGAGGTCGGGCGCTATCGCATCGCCTGGCGCCTGATCGAACTGATCGGGCAGGCCGTGCTTGCCCCGATCGGCAGCGTCTCATTGGTTACGCTGTCGCGCCTTCAGCACGACAAGACGGCCTTCCGCAACGCCTACAACCGCATCGTCGGTGCTGCGGCGCTGGGTACGTTCCCGCTGCTGTTCGGCTTCGGCGCCCTCTCGCAGGAGACGATCGACCTGTTGTTCGGGCGGCAGTGGCACAATACGGGGCCAATCGCCACGGCCCTCGTGCTGATGGCCGTGCCCTTCGTCATGAATGTCTTCGCCGCGCCGGCGCTTGCAGCCGTCGACAAGGCACAGACGATCATGTCGGTCGCCGCCCTGCAGCTAGCCGCAACGCTGCTGCTGACGTGGCTGCTGGTGCCCTACGGCGTCGTCGCCGTCGCCGCCGGCTACACGCTGCGCGCCTGGCTGACCATGCCGTACCAGCAATACCTGTTGAAGAAGCATGCCGGCATCGACCCCGGCGGCACGATCCGCGCGGTCGCCATGCCGCTGGCGGGCTCGCTCGCCATGGCTGCCATCGTATGGCTGACGAAGGCGCCGGTCGCCGCGGCCATCGGCTGGCCGCCCGTTGCCCTGGCGGCATCCGTTGCCATCGGGGCCGTCGTCTATGGGCTGTTCCTTGTCCTGTTCGGCCGGCACACCCTGAAACCCTATATCGATACCGCCCTGTCCGCGCTGCGTCGCGGCCGCGCGGCGGCTGGAACCACCGGAGAAGCCTGA
- a CDS encoding glycosyltransferase — MSSGACDISLVVSSRNRAYGLDSCLGAIGRAARAAGPTAVELVFVDNGSTDDTSAVVAAWASSAPLPVRLLHEARPGLAVARNTGIAAARGGLIAFTDDDCEPEPGYFQALSQAFAADEGPVLRGGRVELGDARDLPVTIKPDIEPATLDRTLHPGGFIHGCNMAFPRALIEAIGPFDERFGAGAPFRSGEDTDFTHRAFKAGFPVVYCPDIVVRHFHGRRLPEDIRKLQSGYAFGNGALYAKYLFDRRSNMRGMLRWDMRMAARELWTGQTMSAEMGLTYRGTMRDSLSGMMSYWLNWPAAGR, encoded by the coding sequence ATGTCTTCGGGTGCATGCGATATCAGCCTTGTGGTCTCGTCGCGCAACCGCGCCTACGGCCTCGACTCATGCCTGGGGGCCATCGGCCGCGCGGCACGGGCGGCCGGTCCGACGGCGGTCGAACTCGTCTTCGTGGACAATGGCTCCACCGACGACACCAGCGCCGTCGTCGCGGCCTGGGCGTCGTCCGCCCCGCTGCCTGTCCGCCTGCTGCACGAAGCGCGCCCCGGCCTGGCCGTCGCCCGCAACACCGGCATCGCGGCGGCGCGTGGCGGCCTCATCGCCTTCACCGACGATGATTGCGAACCGGAACCCGGCTATTTCCAGGCGCTGTCGCAGGCCTTTGCCGCCGACGAGGGGCCGGTCCTGCGCGGTGGACGGGTGGAGCTCGGCGACGCCCGGGACCTTCCCGTCACCATAAAGCCCGACATCGAGCCCGCCACGCTGGACCGCACGCTGCATCCCGGCGGCTTCATCCATGGCTGCAACATGGCCTTTCCGCGCGCGCTCATCGAGGCCATCGGGCCGTTCGACGAACGCTTCGGGGCCGGTGCGCCGTTCCGCTCGGGCGAGGATACCGACTTTACCCATCGCGCCTTCAAGGCGGGATTCCCGGTCGTCTACTGCCCCGACATCGTGGTGCGCCATTTCCACGGACGCCGCCTGCCGGAGGATATCCGCAAGCTGCAATCGGGCTACGCCTTCGGCAATGGCGCGCTCTATGCCAAGTACCTTTTCGACCGCCGCTCCAACATGCGCGGCATGCTGCGCTGGGATATGCGGATGGCGGCGCGCGAGTTGTGGACGGGCCAGACGATGAGCGCCGAGATGGGACTGACCTATCGCGGCACCATGCGCGACAGCCTCTCGGGCATGATGTCCTACTGGCTCAACTGGCCGGCCGCCGGGCGATGA
- the choX gene encoding choline ABC transporter substrate-binding protein, with protein MEQVMNRFIGVALTSLLFAGAAQANDPQSCATVRLSDPGWSDITSTNALASVVLEGLGYTADVKTLSVPIGYQALANKEIDVFLGNWMPAQTAFRKDLADKGAADELARNLEGAKFTLAVPTYVADEGIKDVKDLSAHADKFGSRIYGIEAGAPANENIQKMIADPAFGLSGWELTASSEQGMLSQVSRAERRKQWVVFLAWAPHPMNNSFDITYLSGADDFFGPNYGGAEVFTLARTGYAGECPNAAGFFKKLVFDIDMENEMMAKLAEGTEPRTAAREWLAAHPDVLDGWLDGVTTLSGEPGLPAVKAAIGG; from the coding sequence ATGGAGCAAGTCATGAACCGATTCATAGGCGTGGCGCTGACGAGCCTGCTGTTTGCCGGGGCTGCGCAGGCCAACGATCCGCAAAGCTGCGCGACGGTGCGCCTGTCCGATCCCGGCTGGAGCGATATCACGTCCACGAACGCCCTGGCTTCGGTGGTGCTGGAGGGGCTCGGTTACACCGCCGACGTCAAGACCCTGTCCGTGCCGATCGGCTACCAGGCCCTGGCCAACAAGGAGATCGACGTCTTCCTGGGCAATTGGATGCCGGCCCAGACGGCATTCCGCAAGGACCTTGCGGATAAAGGCGCCGCGGACGAGCTGGCACGCAACCTGGAAGGGGCCAAGTTCACGCTGGCCGTACCGACCTACGTCGCGGACGAAGGCATAAAGGACGTCAAGGATCTTAGCGCCCATGCCGACAAGTTCGGCTCGCGCATCTACGGCATCGAGGCCGGGGCGCCCGCCAACGAGAACATCCAGAAGATGATCGCCGATCCGGCCTTCGGCCTGTCCGGCTGGGAACTTACGGCCTCGTCGGAGCAGGGCATGCTGTCGCAGGTCTCGCGCGCGGAGCGGCGCAAGCAGTGGGTTGTGTTCCTGGCCTGGGCGCCGCACCCCATGAACAACAGCTTCGACATAACCTACCTGTCGGGGGCGGACGATTTCTTCGGCCCCAACTATGGCGGCGCCGAAGTCTTCACCCTTGCGCGCACCGGTTATGCAGGCGAGTGCCCGAATGCGGCCGGCTTCTTCAAGAAGCTCGTCTTCGACATCGACATGGAAAACGAGATGATGGCGAAGCTTGCCGAAGGGACGGAACCGCGGACGGCGGCGCGCGAATGGCTGGCCGCCCATCCGGATGTTCTGGACGGCTGGCTCGATGGGGTGACGACGCTGTCTGGAGAGCCGGGGCTTCCGGCCGTCAAGGCTGCGATCGGAGGTTGA
- the betC gene encoding choline-sulfatase, with translation MASRRPNILIVMVDQLNGTLFPDGPADFLHTPNLKALAARSVRFANAYTASPLCAPARASFMSGQLPSATRVYDNAAEFSSEIPTFAHQLRLAGYRTILSGKMHFVGPDQLHGFEERLTTDVYPADFGWTPDYTRPGERIDWWYHNLGSVTGAGVAEITNQLEYDDEVAFHAGARLYDLSRQQDDRPFCLTVSFTHPHDPYVARRRFYDLYADCAALQPAVGRLPDPDPHTARLMAACRDEAYDITPEMVARARRAYFANISYVDEKIGDLVGILERTGMADNTAILFVSDHGDMLGERGLWFKMNFFEGSARVPLMLAAPGLAPGLCATPVSTMDVMPTLSEMAGQPLGALAPWLDGVSLFQSLHGDRPPVRMEYAAEGSIAPMVSLRSGPYKLNRCKADPDQLFDLAADPLELTNLAADPAHGATLDALSSQIDALWSLDAFDASVRESQARRHITYAALRNGHYYPWDYQPLQRASERYMRNHMDLNVLEDEKRFPRDEA, from the coding sequence ATGGCATCCCGCCGACCGAATATCCTGATCGTCATGGTCGATCAGCTCAATGGCACCCTGTTTCCGGACGGCCCCGCCGACTTCCTGCATACGCCGAACCTGAAGGCGTTGGCCGCGCGCTCCGTGCGCTTTGCCAACGCCTACACGGCCAGCCCGCTCTGTGCTCCGGCACGCGCTTCGTTCATGAGCGGGCAGCTTCCGTCGGCAACCCGCGTCTATGACAACGCGGCCGAATTCTCATCCGAGATTCCGACCTTCGCGCATCAATTGCGCCTCGCGGGCTACCGCACGATCCTGTCCGGCAAGATGCATTTCGTGGGGCCGGACCAGTTGCATGGCTTCGAGGAGCGGCTGACCACCGATGTCTATCCGGCCGATTTCGGCTGGACGCCCGACTATACCAGGCCCGGGGAGCGCATCGACTGGTGGTATCATAACCTGGGCTCGGTCACGGGCGCGGGCGTCGCGGAGATTACCAACCAGCTCGAATATGACGACGAGGTCGCCTTCCATGCGGGCGCGCGGCTCTATGACCTGTCGCGGCAGCAGGATGACCGTCCCTTCTGCCTGACGGTGTCCTTCACCCACCCGCACGACCCCTATGTCGCCCGTCGGCGCTTTTACGATCTCTACGCCGACTGCGCCGCGCTGCAGCCGGCGGTCGGCCGCCTGCCGGACCCGGATCCGCACACCGCGCGCCTGATGGCGGCCTGCCGGGACGAAGCCTACGATATCACGCCGGAAATGGTGGCCAGGGCGCGGCGGGCCTATTTCGCCAACATCTCCTATGTCGACGAAAAGATCGGCGATTTGGTGGGGATACTCGAGCGCACCGGCATGGCGGACAACACCGCCATACTCTTCGTATCGGACCATGGCGACATGCTCGGCGAACGCGGCCTCTGGTTCAAGATGAACTTCTTCGAAGGGTCCGCACGCGTGCCGCTGATGTTGGCGGCGCCCGGTCTTGCGCCGGGCCTGTGTGCGACGCCGGTCTCCACCATGGATGTCATGCCGACCCTGTCGGAGATGGCGGGCCAGCCGCTCGGTGCGCTGGCGCCGTGGCTGGACGGGGTATCCCTGTTCCAGTCGCTTCACGGCGACCGCCCGCCCGTGCGTATGGAATACGCCGCGGAAGGCTCGATCGCACCGATGGTCTCGCTGCGGTCGGGCCCGTACAAGCTCAATCGCTGCAAGGCCGATCCGGACCAGCTTTTCGACCTGGCCGCCGATCCGCTGGAACTGACCAATCTTGCGGCCGATCCGGCGCACGGCGCGACGCTGGACGCCTTGTCGTCGCAGATCGACGCGTTGTGGAGCCTCGACGCGTTCGACGCTTCCGTCCGGGAAAGCCAGGCACGGCGCCACATAACCTATGCAGCGCTGCGCAACGGGCACTACTACCCCTGGGACTACCAGCCGCTCCAGCGCGCATCGGAACGCTACATGCGCAACCACATGGACCTGAACGTGCTGGAGGACGAAAAGCGCTTCCCGCGCGACGAGGCTTGA